A DNA window from Actinokineospora baliensis contains the following coding sequences:
- a CDS encoding glutaredoxin family protein has protein sequence MSRVTVMTRQGCHACEVAEADVSRICADLDVRWSAVDVDSDPELRAEYGDRVPVILVDDAEHGYWQVEEDRLRAALA, from the coding sequence ATGAGCAGGGTGACCGTCATGACCAGGCAGGGCTGCCACGCGTGCGAGGTGGCCGAGGCCGATGTGTCCCGCATCTGCGCGGACCTGGACGTGCGCTGGTCGGCGGTCGACGTGGACAGCGATCCGGAGTTGCGCGCCGAGTACGGGGACCGGGTGCCGGTGATCCTGGTCGACGACGCCGAGCACGGGTACTGGCAGGTCGAGGAAGACCGGCTGCGCGCGGCGTTGGCCTGA
- a CDS encoding AMP-binding protein — MAEESTGNVADLLTAASEKVPAHPGLVDVPNARSLSWQRLDAVVGRYANALAGLGVAPGDRVAVVMSNSLQAGVVLFAVLRAGAVAVPIGTDAVAREVERVLDHSGVCFAFGVPRVTDRTGGVVTALPDPVLDDSSESEVAGPRRAGGEDIALLCYTSGTAGTPRGVMLSHRALLANAAQCAALRPAPVTQADRVLLAVPLSHAYGLSGLWQVALTGATGVLTGKFDIDTALEACREHRVTTLVGVPAIYQALATAGRDRLGEALATARVLTSGAAPLEPRTLALFRQETGLSIFEGYGLTETGPVLTSTLVGGVAKPGFVGGAIPGVELRLVDAEGRPVAASADPDESLASDFGEDSDTGLVAARGANLFSGYWPDGAGGPDADGWFRTGDVGYFDGDGDLRLVDRATDLIIVNGFNVYPHEVEQVVGELPEVAEVAAVGVPDERAGERVRLVVVPREGVELTKERLLEHCRANLARFKVPAVVEFAESLPHSVTGKIRRAGLRGSVEP, encoded by the coding sequence ATGGCGGAAGAGTCCACCGGCAATGTCGCCGACCTGCTGACCGCGGCGAGCGAGAAGGTACCCGCCCACCCCGGGCTGGTCGACGTGCCCAACGCGCGCTCACTGAGCTGGCAGCGGCTCGACGCGGTGGTCGGCCGCTACGCGAACGCGCTGGCCGGGCTGGGGGTCGCCCCCGGTGACCGGGTCGCGGTGGTGATGTCCAACAGCCTCCAGGCGGGTGTCGTGCTGTTCGCGGTGCTGCGGGCCGGTGCGGTGGCGGTGCCGATCGGTACCGACGCGGTGGCCCGTGAAGTCGAGCGGGTTCTCGACCACAGCGGTGTGTGTTTCGCTTTCGGCGTACCCAGGGTTACCGATCGCACCGGGGGAGTCGTCACCGCCCTCCCCGATCCGGTGCTCGATGACTCCTCGGAGTCGGAAGTCGCAGGTCCGCGCCGTGCGGGCGGCGAGGACATCGCGCTGCTCTGCTACACCTCCGGCACCGCGGGCACCCCGCGCGGCGTGATGCTGTCGCACCGCGCGCTGCTGGCCAACGCCGCGCAGTGCGCCGCGCTGCGACCCGCCCCCGTGACCCAGGCCGACCGCGTCCTGCTCGCGGTGCCGCTGTCGCACGCCTATGGCCTGTCCGGCCTGTGGCAGGTCGCGCTGACCGGGGCCACCGGAGTCCTGACCGGCAAGTTCGACATCGACACCGCGCTGGAGGCGTGCCGCGAGCACCGGGTGACCACGCTCGTCGGGGTGCCCGCGATCTACCAGGCGCTGGCCACCGCGGGCCGCGACCGGCTCGGCGAGGCGCTGGCGACCGCGCGCGTGCTCACCTCCGGCGCCGCGCCGCTCGAGCCGCGCACGCTCGCCCTGTTCCGCCAGGAGACGGGTCTATCGATCTTCGAGGGGTACGGGCTGACCGAGACCGGCCCGGTGCTCACGTCCACCCTGGTCGGCGGCGTGGCCAAGCCGGGGTTCGTCGGCGGGGCGATCCCCGGGGTCGAGTTGCGCCTGGTCGACGCCGAGGGCAGGCCCGTGGCCGCGTCCGCGGACCCGGACGAGTCGCTCGCGTCGGACTTCGGCGAGGACTCCGACACCGGCCTGGTCGCCGCGCGCGGGGCGAACCTGTTCAGCGGGTACTGGCCCGACGGTGCCGGTGGCCCCGACGCCGACGGCTGGTTCCGCACCGGCGACGTCGGCTACTTCGACGGCGACGGGGACCTGCGGCTGGTCGACCGGGCGACCGACCTGATCATCGTCAACGGCTTCAACGTCTACCCGCACGAGGTCGAGCAGGTCGTCGGCGAGCTCCCGGAGGTCGCCGAGGTGGCCGCGGTGGGGGTGCCGGACGAACGCGCCGGGGAGCGCGTCCGGCTGGTCGTCGTGCCCAGGGAAGGCGTCGAGCTGACCAAGGAGCGGTTGCTGGAGCACTGCCGGGCGAACCTCGCGCGGTTCAAGGTGCCCGCGGTCGTCGAGTTCGCCGAGTCCCTGCCGCACTCGGTCACCGGCAAGATCCGGCGGGCGGGCCTGCGCGGTAGCGTCGAGCCATGA